In Penaeus chinensis breed Huanghai No. 1 chromosome 2, ASM1920278v2, whole genome shotgun sequence, the following proteins share a genomic window:
- the LOC125032834 gene encoding fibrocystin-L-like, whose protein sequence is MCFAVRGNIETTMSIQFRWKDKYGNGGRTDTLVADHGLAATADTWTHGCVDLLALVDNSWLNSHRIAGEKLKVRHVLAPRRATHRDNVYVDTFAFSTEDIAVVQTRPSALKNAGILVDDVVVTAVENENAFDVEIQTGNCAGDFPLLGVTQTTGDASWITDLASAASYTFSVGEEEVNVSRTFVATHPVTGTWSLNIEGVTVEDIPFDVAEWALDEMIEAALGSTGMTVSRSGICTLYTWHIEWKENPGRKEMSSVDISGLTFDGEKINMNVNRYREGKLWHDPIEGDFLTVRREEPQVSALLSLSHFTHLL, encoded by the exons ATGTGCTTTGCTGTACGAGGCAACATTGAGACTACCATGAGTATACAGTTCCGCTGGAAGGACAAATATGGCAATGGCGGAAGAACCGATACACTTGTGGCTGATCACGGTCTTGCTGCCACGGCTGAcac GTGGACTCACGGCTGTGTCGACTTGCTTGCCCTCGTGGACAATTCGTGGTTGAACAGTCACCGCATTGCAGGAGAGAAGCTGAAGGTCAGACACGTCCTGGCGCCGCGTCGAGCAACGCACAGAGACAATGTATACGTTGATACCTTCGCCTTTTCCACAGAAGACATTGCCG TGGTCCAAACCCGACCATCCGCCCTGAAGAACGCAGGAATCTTAGTGGACGACGTGGTCGTGACGGCAGTGGAAAATGAAAATGCTTTCGACGTGGAGATCCAGACCGGCAACTGCGCTGGAGATTTCCCTCTGCTTGGCGTGACGCAGACCACGG GCGATGCTTCGTGGATAACCGATCTCGCCAGCGCCGCCAGCTACACCTTCAGCGTGGGCGAAGAGGAGGTGAACGTGAGCAGGACTTTTGTGGCGACTCATCCCGTCACCGGAACTTGGTCGCTCAATATCGAAGGCGTCACTGTCGAAG acatcCCCTTCGACGTGGCAGAATGGGCTCTGGATGAGATGATCGAGGCCGCCCTTGGAAGCACCGGCATGACAGTCTCTCGCAGCGGAATTTGTACCTTATATACTTGGCACATAGAGTGGAAGGAGAATCCAGGGCGAAAGGAGATGTCTTCCGTAGACATTTCAGGACTGACGTTCGATGG CGAGAAAATCAACATGAATGTAAACAGGTACAGAGAAGGCAAGCTGTGGCACGATCCTATCGAGGGAGACTTCCTCACCGTCAGGCGCGAAGAGCCTCAAGTGAGTGCCCTGCTCTCTTTGTCGCATTTTACTCATCTTCTGTAg
- the LOC125034204 gene encoding fibrocystin-L-like: MRAAFGTWVAALLIGLASGQPQITGRSPYWMGHAGGVTLSVFGSGFSEDMFSQFDPTLGNIVKLVNEAETIDCEVINYLSNTNKIVCNTGPRTNTAGSGVYYIQVFSDGVQATGTQTVEYADWVAPKIDSVTPRWALGRTVVEFYGWMQTTKYRGVDPADPLETGSDSGLILTKVYMGGLDCDMVNETSGELYQLESRSLRCQVTSKYIGPMNGTTYVTERGVSVNRRGGIYVDSQDRLFQHHTYAGVDSVSPSSGSTQGNTLLTVTGVGFDPYPGKTEVWVGGAECVIQDVQDETLTCLTPSQDETGPASGERGILSETWNGVYVSNLLDDSLWDALDSSHSGYSSSVMMDTRITVDGTQTLTGKVSGYLHVAHDGLYSLGTLDFNGNFAFLIAENGNPDNKTYVGHWHHITLEADTPAYFELRYRTQASMTFRITMNDFNAKFTYDQTAIGHDERHRVKLNPKEQFEVQRISYSGSPGQARIYLAGLTSDPVDITVDTEIRSAILGLTDQLCETQAESPTYLYQTDFEMGEDNIPGLRGSTAVDIASYCGKKSFLMNSADRQLYYTDKEDEMADVNTYRYVRLKTSTNIVFLFLEIFQRYL; this comes from the exons ATGAGGGCGGCTTTCGGGACCTGGGTGGCAGCCCTGCTCATTG GGCTAGCCAGTGGACAGCCACAGATAACGGGCAGGTCTCCCTACTGGATGGGCCATGCGGGAGGCgtcactctttctgtctttggATCTG GCTTCAGCGAAGACATGTTCAGCCAGTTCGACCCCACGCTTGGCAACATCGTGAAGCTTGTGAACGAAGCCGAAACCATAGACTGCGAGGTCATCAACTATCTGTCCAATACGAATAAAATCGTCTGCAATACAGG ACCGAGAACCAACACGGCCGGATCCGGAGTCTACTACATCCAAGTATTTTCCGACGGCGTGCAGGCAACCGGGACTCAGACGGTAGAG tacgcTGATTGGGTGGCACCCAAGATCGACAGCGTCACTCCGAGATGGGCGCTGGGTCGCACTGTGGTTGAGTTTTACGGTTGGATGCAGACGACCAAGTACCGAGGCGTTGATCCTGCAGATCCTTTGGAAACTGGAAGTGACTCTGGGCTCATTCTCACAAA GGTGTACATGGGCGGCCTGGATTGTGACATGGTGAATGAAACCAGCGGGGAACTGTACCAACTGGAATCGCGAAGCCTCAGATGTCAGGTAACCAGTAAGTACATCGGACCCATGAACGGAACCACCTACGTGACTGAACGCGGTGTCTCAGTCAACCGGAGAGGGGGAATTTACGTCGATTCTCAGGACAGACTGTTCCAGCACCACACCTACGCAG GAGTTGACAGCGTGAGTCCCAGCAGCGGATCCACGCAGGGAAACACTCTGTTGACTGTCACGGGTGTTGGCTTTGACCCTTACCCCGGCAAGACTGAG GTGTGGGTTGGAGGAGCCGAGTGTGTGATCCAGGATGTGCAAGACGAGACTCTCACCTGCTTAACGCCATCGCAAGACGAGACTGGGCCTGCATCAG GAGAGCGTGGCATCCTGTCCGAGACGTGGAACGGCGTGTACGTCAGCAATTTACTTGACGACAGCCTTTGGGACGCCCTGGACTCCAGTCACAGCGGCTACAGCTCCTCGGTGATGATGGACACGAGGATTACCGTAGATGGCACCCAGACCCTAACGGGGAAAGTTTCCG GCTACCTCCACGTTGCTCATGACGGCTTGTATTCTCTGGGCACTCTCGACTTCAATGGCAATTTTGCCTTCCTCATTGCCGAAAATGGCAATCCCGACAACAAG ACTTACGTGGGTCACTGGCACCACATAACACTCGAAGCGGACACCCCGGCTTATTTCGAGCTCCGCTATCGCACCCAAG CGAGCATGACCTTCCGCATCACGATGAACGACTTCAACGCCAAGTTCACGTACGACCAGACGGCCATTGGTCACGACGAGCGCCACCGTGTCAAGTTGAACCCCAAAGAACAGTTCGAAGTGCAGAGGATTAGTTACTCAGGGTCCCCGGGACAAGCTAGGATTTATCTGGCTGGACTTACCTCTGACCCTGTTGATATCACTGTGGACACAGAG ATTCGTTCTGCGATTCTAGGCCTGACTGACCAGCTGTGCGAGACCCAGGCGGAAAGCCCGACATACTTGTACCAGACCGACTTCGAAATGGGCGAGGATAATATTCCTGGACTGAGAGGATCGACCGCCGTCGACATCGCGAGCTACTGTGGAAA GAAATCCTTTTTGATGAATTCGGCCGACAGACAACTTTACTACACCGACAAAGAGGATGAAATGGCAGACGTTAACACCTATCGCTATGTAAGACTAAAAACTAGTACaaatattgttttcttgtttcttgagATTTTTCAACGTTACCTATAA